The Xiphophorus hellerii strain 12219 chromosome 5, Xiphophorus_hellerii-4.1, whole genome shotgun sequence genome window below encodes:
- the cusr gene encoding uncharacterized protein cusr, with product MCLFRTALLLAVLDLISCAKFLAPLNMGGVTGQVQFDSEKQTATLNVTGAGSCAAVSISLTVFPVMYGHFAQPCSEANIGVSVFTFTADPSSASPINVSLLFDQKSNLDDLSLSLQTCDGIKVCTVVSQGRTLLTRQARFTESVAGNIYIRTNVNNANPRLLADLVTIGQVNATETNIIIFGSTSTATNCSVLLEKLDPVSLTNLGSVKVGNPLSPQKSRLDVSNFMEYSYLLLRVGSIYKCTQVYNMLYKEVRAVMSMRGIKGYFIFRQASPFDVTQLSVNLTNLRELVGPYHIHNFPVPSVRSGQCSNDNVGGHWNPFAVDTTSPTYPAGPGSTHDKYEIGDLSAKHMSLSGRSAFDMTFTDFNLPLFGQNSIVGRSVVIHLVNGDRYACASIDYPGAVTVASATFQTPVVGKIIFTQLVNNPFSDVSIFMDLSYGDPTTTPTQNHNWHIHEFPISSERDDDEGRCITTGGHWNPFNISTADRSYALYCKPSCPLCCEAGDLANKHTTINLDTNIGGVNSKHFFTDVTSWLDISGITGRSVVIHEAERGGPRIACANVTKVQLPAASLGNWFGPGSSKGQVTIFQAFPHSPTVIIVSLKNLQSLAGGYHIHILPIIVGSSDPCSNANILGHFNPLAWNTSSSPSPGVGTVDQYEIGDISGKFGMLTGQNDFQRIYMDPNMPLTGPYSIMGRSVVVHYTNGSRMVCADVLPDTYADGQWTLAKATFKGTVTGTITLRQQMFPDGSSSDVTLYVDLKSSASQSIPAASLFIASNRVNATSGLCTSVGDTFNPFNMKLLSSSCSLQNQLSCVVGEFSERQGNVSLIGREVYSDSNIQLSGDHTVVYRSLVLKSGNSILACADILPGSQSAQQNFRKLSSFSWYDFRRRVADVLKAEMARITILPGSPFFTKDGQCQTVIFMVSGDVRTDLLSSVKTSELMGPFRESTTCTRPSAGQLVLPEIFSLCLMFAAAFLLPSAAFL from the exons ATGTGCCTTTTCAGAACAGCCCTGCTGCTTGCTGTACTGg ATTTAATTTCCTGTGCCAAATTTCTAGCACCTTTAAACATGGGAGGAGTCACAGGCCAAGTGCAGTTTGACTCCGAAAAGCAGACAGCCACCTTAAATGTAACAGGTGCAGGATCCTGCGCTGCAGTTAGCATTTCCCTCACTGTGTTCCCCGTCATGTACGGCCACTTCGCTCAACCCTGCTCTGAGGCAAACATTGGTGTCAGCGTCTTCACCTTCACTGCTGATCCTTCATCCGCGTCTCCCATCAATGTGTCacttctctttgatcaaaaatCAAACTTGGATGACCTGTCACTGTCTTTGCAGACATGTGACGGCATTAAAGTATGCACAGTTGTAAGTCAAGGTCGGACACTGCTGACTCGCCAGGCGAGATTCACAGAGTCTGTTGCTGGTAACATTTACATACGTACTAATGTAAATAATGCCAACCCTAGGCTTCTTGCTGACCTAGTGACTATTGGTCAGGTGAATGCCACAGAAACCAACATCATCATCTTTGGCTCCACAAGTACAGCAACTAATTGCAGCGTACTGCTTGAAAAATTAGATCCAGTGTCTTTAACAAATCTGGGAAGTGTGAAAGTCGGAAACCCTCTCAGTCCTCAGAAATCCCGTTTGGATGTTAGTAACTTTATGGAGTACTCGTATCTTCTCCTCAGGGTGGGCTCCATTTACAAGTGTACTCAGGTATACAACATGCTATATAAAGAAGTGAGAGCCGTCATGAGCATGAGAGGAATCAAGGGATATTTCATCTTCCGTCAGGCTTCACCGTTTGATGTGACACAGCTTAGCGTGAATCTGACAAACTTAAGGGAATTAGTTGGCCCCTACCACATCCATAATTTCCCCGTCCCTTCAGTCAGGTCAGGCCAATGTTCAAATGATAATGTGGGTGGTCACTGGAATCCGTTTGCAGTTGACACAACTTCTCCAACATACCCTGCAGGGCCTGGATCAACTCATGACAAGTATGAGATAGGTGACCTGAGTGCCAAACACATGTCTCTTTCTGGTAGAAGTGCATTTGATATGACATTCACTGACTTCAACCTTCCTCTGTTTGGACAGAACAGCATTGTTGGCCGCTCAGTTGTGATTCACCTGGTCAATGGTGATAGGTATGCATGTGCCAGCATTGACTATCCCGGTGCAGTGACAGTAGCCAGTGCCACATTTCAGACCCCTGTGGTGGGAAAGATTATCTTTACTCAGTTGGTGAACAATCCCTTCTCAGATGTGTCCATCTTTATGGATCTGTCGTATGGAGATCCCACAACAACACCGACCCAAAACCACAACTGGCACATTCACGAATTCCCCATTAGCTCAGAGAGGGATGATGATGAAGGAAGGTGCATCACAACAGGAGGCCACTGGAATCCTTTTAACATCAGCACAGCTGATAGGAGCTACGCCCTTTATTGCAAACCATCCTGCCCCCTATGTTGTGAGGCCGGCGACCTTGCCAACAAACATACCACCATTAATCTTGACACCAACATAGGAGGCGTGAACtccaaacactttttcactgaCGTCACTTCCTGGTTAGATATATCTGGCATTACTGGTCGTTCTGTGGTCATCCATGAAGCAGAAAGAGGAGGCCCAAGGATTGCTTGTGCCAATGTTACTAAGGTGCAGCTCCCTGCAGCCAGTTTAGGAAATTGGTTTGGCCCTGGATCATCCAAGGGCCAGGTGACAATCTTTCAAGCTTTCCCTCACAGCCCTACAGTAATCATTGTGTCCTTAAAAAACCTGCAGTCCTTAGCTGGAGGCTACCACATCCACATCTTGCCCATTATTGTTGGCAGCAGTGATCCTTGCTCAAATGCAAACATCCTTGGCCACTTTAACCCACTGGCCTGGAACACATCTAGCTCTCCCTCACCCGGTGTGGGTACTGTGGACCAATATGAGATAGGGGACATCAGTGGGAAGTTTGGGATGCTTACTGGCCAGAATGACTTTCAACGTATCTACATGGACCCCAACATGCCTCTTACTGGACCTTACAGCATCATGGGAAGATCTGTCGTAGTCCACTACACCAATGGATCACG GATGGTGTGTGCAGATGTCTTACCAGACACGTATGCAGATGGACAATGGACACTTGCCAAGGCTACATTTAAAGGAACAGTGACTGGGACAATCACACTG CGCCAGCAGATGTTTCCTGATGGGAGTAGCAGTGATGTCACACTGTATGTGGACCTTAAGTCATCTGCAAGTCAAAGT ATTCCTGCGGCCTCCCTGTTTATCGCAAGCAACCGTGTGAATGCCACGAGCGGCCTGTGCACCAGCGTGGGAGACACTTTCAACCCCTTCAACATGAAACTACTG AGCTCCAGCTGTTCACTCCAAAACCAGTTGAGCTGTGTGGTGGGGGAATTTTCTGAAAGACAAGGCAATGTCAGTCTGATTGGGAGAGAAGTTTACTCTGACAGCAACATCCAGCTCTCAGGAGACCACACAG TTGTCTACAGGTCTCTTGTGCTGAAGAGTGGCAACAGCATCCTTGCGTGTGCCGACATCCTCCCAGGATCCCAATCTGCACAACAGAACTTTCGCAAATTGAGCTCCTTTAGCTG GTATGATTTCCGAAGGAGAGTTGCAGATGTTCTGAAGGCAGAAATGGCGAGGATAACCATCTTGCCCGGTTCTCCCTTCTTTACAAAAGATGGCCAATGCCAAACGGTCATCTTCATGGTGTCGG GGGATGTTCGCACAGATCTTCTAAGTTCTGTCAAAACCAGTGAGCTGATGGGCCCATTCAGAGAAAGTACCACATGTACAA GACCTTCTGCAGGACAGCTGGTGCTGCCAGAAATCTTCTCGCTGTGTCTGATGTTTGCTGCTGCCTTCCTGCTGCCGTCTGCAGCCTTTTTATAA